One region of Tamandua tetradactyla isolate mTamTet1 chromosome 6, mTamTet1.pri, whole genome shotgun sequence genomic DNA includes:
- the RIPK2 gene encoding receptor-interacting serine/threonine-protein kinase 2, which translates to MNGEAICSALPTIPYQKLADLRYLSRGASGTVSSARHSDWRVQVAVKHLHIHTPLLDSERNDVLREAEILHKARFSYILPILGICNELEFLGIVTEYMPNGSLNELLHRKTEYPEVAWPLRFRILHEIALGVNYLHNMNPPLLHHDLKTQNILLDNEFHVKIADFGLSKWRMMSLSQSRSSKSAPEGGTIIYMPPENYEPGQKSRASVKHDIYSYAIITWEVLSRKQPFEEVTNPLQIMYSVSQGHRPDTNEENLPFDIPHRALMISLIESGWAQNPDERPSFLKCLIDLEPVLRTFEEITFLEAVIQLKKTKLQSISSTIHSPNKKKMESSLDIPVNHAPQEESCGSSQVHVTSSSPATSRSLSAPQDNMFLSKKTQDGSSRLHHCPVNHSWDSNISADQGAKLCDQKTLPCSSAIINPLSTEGNSEHLQTGIALLWVQSKREDIVNQMTEACINQSLDALLSRDLIMKEDYELINTKPTRTSKVRQLLDTTDIKGEEFAKVIVQKLKDNKQMGLQPYPEILLFSRTPSLNLFQNKSL; encoded by the exons ATGAACGGGGAGGCCATCTGCAGCGCCCTGCCCACCATCCCCTACCAGAAGCTCGCCGACCTGCGCTACCTGAGCCGCGGCGCCTCGGGCACCGTGTCGTCCGCCCGCCACTCGGACTGGCGCGTTCAGGTGGCAGTGAAGCACCTGCACATCCACACTCCGCTGCTCGACAG TGAAAGAAATGATGTCTTGAGAGAAGCTGAAATTTTACACAAAGCTAGATTTAGTTACATTCTTCCAATTTTGGGAATTTGCAATGAACTTGAGTTCTTGGGAATAGTTACTGAATACATGCCAAATGGATCATTAAATGAACTCCTACATAGG aaaactgaatatcctGAAGTTGCTTGGCCGTTGAGGTTTCGCATTCTGCACGAAATTGCACTAGGCGTAAATTATCTGCACAATATGAATCCTCCTCTACTTCATCATGACTTGAAGACTCAGAACATCTTATTGGATAATGAATTTCATGTTAAG ATTGCAGATTTTGGTTTATCAAAATGGCGCATGATGTCCCTATCACAATCACGAAGTAGCAAATCTGCACCAGAAGGAGGGACAATTATTTACATGCCACCTGAAAACTATGAGCCTGGTCAAAAATCAAGAGCCAGTGTCAAGCATGATATATATAG TTATGCGATTATCACTTGGGAAGTCTTATCAAGAAAACAGCCTTTTGAAG AAGTCACCAATCCTTTACAGATTATGTATAGCGTATCACAGGGACATCGACCTGACACTAATGAAGAAAATTTGCCATTTGATATACCTCATCGAGCGCTTATGATCTCTCTAATAGAAAGTGGATGGGCACAAAATCCAGATGAAAGACCGTCTTTCTTAA AATGTTTAATAGATCTTGAACCAGTTCTGAGAACATTTGAAGAGATTACTTTTCTTGAAGCCGTTattcaattaaagaaaacaaag CTACAGAGTATATCAAGTACTATTCACTCACCTAACAAGAAGAAAATGGAGTCTTCTCTGGATATACCTGTAAATCATGCTCCacaagag GAATCATGTGGATCCTCTCAGGTCCATGTAACTAGTAGTTCTCCTGCAACTTCAAGGTCCCTGTCGGCTCCTCAAGACAATATGTTTTTATCTA AAAAAACTCAAGATGGTTCTTCAAGGCTACATCACTGTCCAGTAAATCACAGTTGGGACAGTAACATTTCTGCAGATCAAGGAGCTAAACTATGTGATCAAAAGACCCTTCCTTGCTCTTCAGCAATAATAAATCCACTCTCAACTGAAGGAAATTCAG AACATCTGCAGACTGGTATAGCCCTCCTGTGGGTCCAGAGTAAAAGGGAAGACATTGTGAACCAGATGACTGAAGCCTGCATTAACCAATCTCTAGATGCTCTTCTATCCAGGGATTTGATCATGAAGGAAGACTATGAACTTATTAATACCAAACCTACAAGGACCTCAAAAGTCAGGCAATTACTGGACACCACTGATATCAAAGGAGAAGAATTTGCTAAAGTTATAGTACAAAAGTTGAAAGATAACAAACAAATGGGTCTTCAACCTTATCCAGAAATACTTCTGTTTTCTAGAACCccatctttaaatttatttcaaaataaaagcttaTAA